One Pelagicoccus sp. SDUM812003 genomic window carries:
- the cysK gene encoding cysteine synthase A has protein sequence MAKAFPNIIAAIGNTPLIKLNRLTEGLAADVYVKCEFFNPLSSVKDRIGRAMIEAAEKEGKLGPDSIIVEPTSGNTGIALAFVAAAKGYRLVLTMPETMSMERRVLLRMLGAELVLTPGPKGMPGAIARAQELLEEYGEKAFMPQQFENPANPEVHRQTTAEEIWEATEGKIDAFVAGVGTGGTITGVSEVIKSRKELFTVAVEPTNSPVISGGQPGPHKIQGIGAGFIPKNCNKDIIDDVITVTNEDAFQTAQDLALKEGICGGISSGANVWAALQLAKRPEMAGKTIVTVACSCGERYISTPLGEKARAETTGATA, from the coding sequence ATGGCAAAAGCATTCCCTAACATAATCGCCGCGATCGGCAACACCCCGCTCATCAAGCTGAACCGTCTCACAGAGGGTTTGGCTGCTGACGTTTACGTGAAGTGCGAGTTCTTCAACCCGCTCTCCAGCGTGAAGGATCGTATCGGTCGCGCCATGATCGAGGCCGCCGAGAAGGAAGGAAAGCTCGGTCCGGACAGCATCATCGTGGAGCCGACTTCCGGAAACACGGGCATCGCGCTGGCTTTCGTGGCTGCCGCCAAGGGCTATCGCTTGGTGCTGACCATGCCGGAAACCATGTCCATGGAGCGTCGGGTGCTGCTTCGCATGTTGGGAGCCGAACTGGTGCTCACCCCGGGCCCTAAGGGTATGCCGGGCGCCATCGCTCGCGCCCAGGAGCTGCTCGAAGAGTATGGCGAGAAGGCGTTCATGCCGCAGCAGTTCGAGAATCCGGCCAATCCGGAGGTGCATCGCCAGACCACCGCGGAGGAGATCTGGGAAGCGACTGAAGGCAAGATCGACGCCTTCGTGGCTGGCGTGGGCACAGGTGGCACCATCACTGGGGTCTCCGAGGTCATCAAGAGCCGCAAGGAATTGTTCACCGTCGCAGTCGAGCCGACTAACAGCCCGGTGATTTCTGGTGGTCAGCCAGGTCCGCACAAGATCCAAGGCATCGGGGCCGGTTTCATCCCCAAGAACTGCAACAAGGATATCATCGACGACGTCATCACCGTGACCAACGAAGACGCGTTCCAAACCGCTCAGGACCTCGCCCTCAAGGAAGGCATCTGTGGCGGCATCTCCTCCGGAGCCAACGTATGGGCGGCCTTGCAGCTGGCCAAGCGTCCGGAAATGGCTGGCAAGACCATCGTCACGGTGGCCTGCAGCTGCGGCGAGCGCTACATCAGCACTCCATTGGGCGAAAAGGCCCGAGCCGAAACGACCGGAGCAACCGCTTAG
- the rpmI gene encoding 50S ribosomal protein L35: MQKTKKSIAKRFKLTGNGKLRRRSPGQRHHLHQKSTKQKRNLNRDKSVSDGRQADLMRGLPHGL; encoded by the coding sequence ATGCAAAAGACCAAGAAATCCATAGCAAAGCGCTTCAAGCTTACCGGCAACGGCAAGCTCCGTCGTCGCTCACCTGGCCAGCGTCACCATCTGCACCAGAAGAGCACCAAGCAGAAGCGTAACCTCAACAGGGACAAGTCCGTCTCCGACGGCCGTCAGGCAGACCTCATGCGCGGTCTTCCCCACGGTCTCTAA
- the pheT gene encoding phenylalanine--tRNA ligase subunit beta: protein MKLSLKWLKRYVDLDETPQELADSLTLLGFEVDDMETTGVPLLENVVVGEVLQRDPHPDADKLGVCRVDCGPEFGEKSIVCGASNYKVGDRVPVALPGAELPGGFKIKRSKLRGVESDGMMCSGKEIGAGQDHAGLLILEDRPEVGTPINEALSDSDTVFNLEVTPNRPDCLCHLGIARELAAWYRRELKYPEINDITPEGDRPNGESIFGGVEVDAAEDCPLYLASVIKGVKIGPSPKWLQEALASIGLRPINNVVDVTNFVMHECGNPMHAFDARDIAGGRIRVRHASDGEPMTTLDETERKLSDRMVVIADQEKPLAVAGVMGGLNSEVKGDTTDVVLEVAYFKPSTIRWVSKKLGLSTDSSYRFERGVDPLSLRYATDRAISLILQTAGGELCSNSYTAGKEPNWETEIEMDPNWVRRKAGFDISDDDIKEAWELLDLSVNEASEDEWRVSIPSYRGDLYRPIDLLEEVLRIYGTHRIPGGQVRATATTAVDSPITEFVRKSSSFLVGQNFAEAVNYTLRSQEEQKTWSGHVCAEELALLNPISEDQTQLRHSLLPGLLETLRLNQARKTGANRFFESGRIFAELNGKIVEMIAVAFIECNGGVERSWKERGFDDFYAVKKRVETIASFAGLDLSKFKIRPVGENGTAWQEGHSAAYEEPKAGFFARIGLMSLPRIKEMDIQGEVVGGIFCYLPERLRQPKRIKFKPFSLYPATSRDLALVVDQNESAEEVARTLSKLASKAAKGFEVEAVSIFDVYQGTGLAEGKKSVAISIAFRAMDRTLKDKEVSKVFEAICKQVPEKTSYTIRD, encoded by the coding sequence GTGAAACTTTCTCTGAAATGGCTTAAACGCTATGTAGATCTCGACGAGACTCCACAGGAGCTTGCCGACTCGCTGACGCTGCTCGGCTTCGAAGTCGACGACATGGAAACCACCGGCGTGCCCCTCTTGGAAAACGTGGTGGTTGGCGAGGTGCTTCAGCGCGATCCGCATCCCGATGCGGACAAGCTGGGCGTGTGTCGCGTCGATTGCGGTCCTGAGTTTGGCGAAAAGTCGATCGTGTGCGGAGCCAGCAACTACAAGGTGGGCGATCGCGTGCCGGTCGCTCTTCCCGGTGCGGAGCTGCCAGGCGGCTTCAAAATCAAGCGTTCCAAGCTGCGTGGCGTGGAGTCCGATGGCATGATGTGCTCCGGCAAGGAAATCGGAGCCGGGCAGGATCATGCAGGTCTGCTGATCCTGGAAGATCGCCCGGAAGTCGGCACGCCGATCAACGAGGCCCTGAGCGACAGCGACACTGTTTTTAATCTCGAGGTGACGCCAAATCGACCGGATTGCCTTTGCCATCTTGGTATCGCCCGTGAGCTTGCCGCCTGGTATCGCCGAGAGCTGAAGTATCCGGAAATCAACGACATCACCCCTGAAGGAGATCGTCCGAATGGCGAATCGATTTTCGGCGGAGTCGAAGTCGATGCAGCGGAGGATTGTCCGCTCTACCTAGCCAGCGTGATCAAAGGCGTGAAGATCGGGCCGAGCCCGAAATGGCTGCAGGAGGCGCTTGCTTCCATCGGCTTGCGTCCCATCAACAACGTGGTGGATGTGACCAACTTCGTAATGCACGAATGCGGCAACCCCATGCATGCCTTCGATGCCCGGGATATCGCGGGCGGCCGGATTCGCGTGCGCCATGCTAGCGATGGCGAGCCGATGACTACGCTCGATGAGACGGAGAGAAAGCTTTCGGACCGCATGGTGGTGATCGCTGATCAGGAAAAGCCGTTGGCCGTGGCCGGCGTCATGGGAGGCTTGAACTCGGAAGTGAAGGGCGACACGACGGACGTTGTTTTGGAAGTCGCATACTTCAAGCCGTCCACCATTCGCTGGGTATCCAAAAAGCTGGGACTTTCTACCGACAGCTCCTATCGCTTCGAGCGCGGGGTGGATCCGCTCTCCTTGCGTTACGCAACTGACCGAGCCATATCGCTCATCCTGCAGACCGCGGGCGGCGAGCTTTGCTCGAACAGCTACACGGCTGGCAAGGAGCCGAACTGGGAGACCGAGATCGAGATGGACCCGAATTGGGTGCGTCGCAAAGCCGGCTTCGACATTTCGGATGACGATATCAAGGAAGCGTGGGAGTTGCTGGACCTATCGGTCAACGAAGCGTCTGAAGACGAGTGGCGGGTATCCATCCCCAGCTACCGAGGCGACCTGTACCGTCCCATCGACCTGTTGGAGGAGGTTCTTCGAATCTACGGTACGCATCGCATCCCCGGCGGACAGGTTCGGGCCACTGCGACTACCGCTGTCGACAGTCCTATCACGGAGTTCGTGAGGAAGTCCTCCAGCTTCCTCGTTGGCCAGAATTTCGCCGAGGCGGTGAACTACACATTGCGTTCGCAGGAGGAGCAAAAGACCTGGTCGGGCCATGTGTGCGCTGAAGAGCTGGCTTTGCTGAATCCGATCAGCGAGGACCAGACGCAGCTCCGTCACAGCCTGCTGCCTGGCTTGCTGGAAACGCTGCGCCTCAATCAGGCCCGCAAGACAGGGGCCAACCGTTTCTTCGAAAGCGGTCGCATCTTCGCGGAGCTTAACGGGAAGATCGTGGAGATGATCGCGGTGGCGTTCATCGAATGCAACGGGGGCGTCGAACGCAGCTGGAAGGAGCGCGGTTTCGACGATTTCTACGCGGTGAAAAAGCGGGTGGAGACCATCGCGAGCTTCGCCGGACTCGACCTGAGCAAGTTCAAGATCCGTCCAGTGGGTGAAAACGGAACTGCTTGGCAGGAAGGCCACAGCGCTGCCTACGAGGAGCCGAAGGCTGGTTTCTTCGCCCGCATAGGCTTGATGAGTTTGCCTCGTATCAAGGAAATGGATATCCAAGGCGAGGTCGTGGGAGGTATCTTCTGCTATCTGCCCGAGCGCCTGCGTCAGCCCAAGCGCATCAAGTTCAAGCCGTTCAGTCTGTACCCGGCGACGAGTCGGGACTTGGCTCTGGTAGTTGACCAGAACGAGAGCGCGGAGGAGGTGGCCCGCACCCTGTCTAAGCTCGCGAGCAAGGCAGCGAAGGGGTTCGAGGTCGAAGCCGTTTCCATTTTCGATGTTTATCAGGGGACCGGCCTAGCGGAAGGAAAGAAAAGCGTCGCTATTTCAATCGCCTTCCGAGCGATGGACCGGACTTTGAAGGACAAGGAGGTGAGCAAAGTCTTCGAGGCGATCTGCAAGCAGGTCCCGGAAAAGACGAGCTACACGATTCGCGACTAG
- a CDS encoding TIGR01777 family oxidoreductase, producing the protein MSSGVQTFRKQSEVALSAKELFAWHGRPGAFLRLSPPWEKVELLREDEGLGVGKRIEISLKTPFGRRSWKGEHVECENGSHFVDTQVQGPFRSWNHRHRFEWINDTRCRMSDEIEYELPLGGLGRGVAGSMVREKLERMFEYRHQLIASDVAFRKAAPATGSLRVLVAGGSGFLGQQLIAFLGTQGHRVQTLTRHPKKPGDIRWDPAKGEIELARLEGFDAVISLMGQSLFSGRWSEERKQGLWKSRVDATQFLITALTRLESPPNRFLGGSAVGFYGQKSDGLVDESAKRGAGFLADLCDAWEAAAYRAESLGCRVALLRTGVVLDPRGGALAQMLPAFRLGLGGPLGDGQQGFPWIALEDWVKGVTWTLLQPKLHGPVNLTAPETLSQGAFARKLGARLRRPAILPAPQFALRGALGQMADELLLSDLQIYPRALENSKYPFQLPKLDDALAFSLA; encoded by the coding sequence GGGCGTCCCGGAGCCTTCTTGCGCCTGAGCCCGCCCTGGGAAAAGGTGGAGCTGCTGCGCGAGGACGAAGGTCTGGGGGTGGGCAAGCGTATCGAGATCTCCTTAAAGACGCCTTTTGGCAGGCGGTCTTGGAAAGGGGAGCACGTCGAATGCGAAAACGGTAGCCATTTTGTCGATACGCAGGTTCAAGGTCCGTTTCGTTCCTGGAACCACCGGCACCGATTCGAATGGATCAACGATACCCGTTGTCGCATGTCGGACGAGATTGAATACGAACTGCCGCTTGGAGGCTTGGGCCGTGGCGTCGCTGGTTCGATGGTTCGCGAAAAGCTGGAGCGGATGTTCGAATACCGCCATCAGCTGATCGCTTCCGATGTCGCCTTTCGCAAAGCCGCGCCGGCCACCGGGTCGCTTCGCGTGCTGGTCGCCGGCGGCAGCGGCTTTCTCGGGCAGCAGCTGATCGCCTTCCTCGGCACGCAAGGCCATCGGGTGCAGACGCTGACGCGCCATCCGAAAAAGCCGGGCGATATCCGTTGGGATCCGGCGAAAGGGGAGATCGAGCTGGCGCGGCTGGAAGGCTTCGACGCGGTGATTTCCTTGATGGGGCAGTCGCTTTTTTCGGGACGTTGGTCGGAGGAGCGAAAGCAGGGGCTTTGGAAGAGCCGCGTGGACGCCACCCAGTTTCTGATCACTGCGCTCACCCGCTTGGAAAGTCCGCCCAATCGCTTCCTCGGCGGGTCGGCCGTCGGTTTCTACGGCCAGAAAAGCGATGGCCTGGTGGATGAGTCTGCGAAACGGGGTGCCGGTTTCTTGGCCGACCTCTGCGACGCGTGGGAAGCTGCCGCCTACCGGGCCGAAAGCTTGGGCTGTCGGGTCGCCTTGCTGCGCACCGGAGTGGTGCTCGATCCCCGCGGTGGAGCCCTCGCTCAGATGTTGCCAGCCTTTCGACTCGGACTTGGCGGGCCGCTGGGCGATGGCCAGCAAGGGTTCCCTTGGATCGCATTGGAAGATTGGGTGAAAGGCGTGACGTGGACTTTGTTGCAGCCGAAACTCCATGGCCCGGTCAACCTGACCGCCCCGGAAACGCTGAGCCAAGGGGCGTTCGCTCGCAAGCTCGGGGCGCGTCTCAGGCGACCCGCGATCCTGCCCGCACCGCAGTTCGCCCTGCGCGGCGCCCTTGGCCAAATGGCCGATGAGCTTCTGCTGAGCGATTTGCAGATCTATCCGCGCGCCTTGGAAAACAGCAAGTACCCTTTCCAGCTGCCCAAGCTCGACGACGCCCTAGCGTTTTCCCTGGCCTGA
- a CDS encoding folylpolyglutamate synthase/dihydrofolate synthase family protein — translation MPDLSSYEAAREWLYSLKNAGSKYGIDRMERFADALGQPQRSFPSIHVAGTNGKGSTCAMLEQVFRDQGFKTGLSTSPHLVRQGERIQVNRRILSEEAILDFVRELAPLASAIAQPDAELHPSFFEFMTAMAFLRFQREAVDIALVEVGLGGRLDATNVLVPECSVITSIGLDHCEILGDSHAAIAREKGGIIKPGVPVVAGLLPEDAMAEVRSICRERGCELITVAERFGEDLESFPRTNLYGRYQRINAAIAMTVVEAMAGRFGLDRATAEASLASVSWPGRWEERQLRHRKIVFDVSHNSEGARWLDDNLADLVERSGGAKPDVVMGVMGGYRASSLVPVAAKWARSITFVVPQQSRACSLEELASFVPDDFEGAVERGEIARIFPSKGVCSLDQHGAPPLVVTGSIYLIGEIWDRFLEESPLGQGALQDF, via the coding sequence ATGCCTGATCTCAGCTCCTACGAGGCAGCCCGCGAATGGTTGTATTCGCTCAAGAATGCGGGGTCGAAATACGGAATCGACCGTATGGAACGTTTCGCGGATGCGCTTGGGCAGCCGCAGCGCAGCTTTCCGTCAATCCACGTCGCTGGCACCAACGGGAAGGGGTCGACCTGCGCCATGTTGGAGCAGGTGTTTCGCGACCAAGGGTTCAAAACGGGGCTTTCGACGTCGCCGCACCTGGTTCGGCAGGGCGAGCGCATTCAGGTGAACCGCCGCATCCTCAGCGAGGAGGCGATTCTGGATTTCGTGCGCGAACTGGCTCCCTTGGCGAGCGCGATTGCCCAGCCTGATGCGGAGTTGCACCCGAGTTTCTTCGAGTTCATGACGGCCATGGCGTTTCTGCGTTTTCAGCGTGAAGCGGTGGACATCGCCTTGGTGGAGGTGGGGCTCGGCGGGCGGCTGGACGCGACCAACGTTTTGGTGCCGGAGTGCAGCGTGATCACTTCCATCGGATTGGACCACTGCGAAATCCTAGGAGACTCCCACGCCGCGATCGCTCGGGAGAAGGGCGGCATCATCAAGCCTGGCGTGCCCGTGGTGGCGGGGCTGCTGCCGGAGGACGCCATGGCGGAAGTGCGAAGCATTTGCCGCGAGCGCGGCTGCGAGCTCATCACGGTAGCGGAGCGTTTCGGCGAGGATTTGGAAAGCTTTCCTCGGACCAATCTGTACGGACGCTACCAGCGCATCAACGCCGCCATTGCCATGACGGTGGTGGAGGCGATGGCGGGGCGTTTCGGCTTGGACCGCGCGACCGCCGAAGCCAGCTTGGCCTCCGTTTCCTGGCCCGGTCGCTGGGAAGAGCGGCAGCTGCGGCATCGGAAGATCGTTTTCGATGTCTCGCACAATTCCGAAGGAGCGCGTTGGCTGGACGACAACTTGGCCGATTTGGTCGAGCGCAGCGGCGGAGCTAAGCCTGACGTGGTGATGGGCGTGATGGGCGGCTATCGAGCCAGCAGCCTGGTGCCGGTGGCGGCGAAGTGGGCCCGCAGCATCACCTTCGTGGTGCCCCAGCAGAGTCGAGCCTGTTCGCTGGAGGAGCTAGCGTCGTTCGTGCCCGACGATTTCGAGGGGGCGGTGGAGCGGGGCGAGATCGCTCGGATCTTTCCGTCGAAAGGCGTCTGCTCCCTCGATCAGCACGGAGCCCCTCCTCTGGTGGTCACGGGTTCGATCTACCTGATCGGCGAGATTTGGGATCGGTTTCTGGAAGAGAGCCCGCTTGGGCAAGGCGCGTTGCAGGATTTCTAA
- the pheS gene encoding phenylalanine--tRNA ligase subunit alpha has product MEEELKNIVETAKKKVSAVSSRAGFESIKAEITGPNGALTKVMKGMGSVPKEDRPAFGKMINQAKQQIQGFYDQALEAIENAELAARIGPAIDPSLPSVEPGPGSLHPLTKVREEICSIFKQIGFTVVEGTEVETEYYCFDALNTPADHPARDLQDTFYLPDDARFGNVSKKEDERYLLRTHTSSVQIRTMLKERPPLRVISPGRCFRRDTVDATHSANFHQIEGLYVDENVTVRDLKAVLDYFFEQLLGKGTKTRFRPHFFPYTEPSFEVDFSSSHLAKLGSEWVEIAGCGMVEPAVFDSVGYDPETYSGFAFGMGIERIAMILYGIDDIRYFYQNDARFLSQFA; this is encoded by the coding sequence ATGGAAGAAGAACTCAAAAACATCGTAGAAACCGCGAAGAAGAAAGTCAGCGCCGTGAGCAGCCGCGCTGGATTCGAAAGCATCAAGGCGGAGATCACCGGCCCCAACGGAGCCTTGACCAAGGTCATGAAGGGCATGGGCTCCGTTCCCAAGGAGGATCGTCCGGCCTTCGGCAAGATGATCAATCAGGCCAAGCAGCAGATTCAAGGCTTCTACGACCAGGCGCTCGAGGCCATCGAGAACGCGGAGCTCGCCGCCCGCATCGGTCCGGCGATCGACCCATCGCTGCCTTCGGTGGAGCCCGGTCCGGGCAGTCTTCATCCGCTTACCAAGGTTCGGGAGGAAATCTGCAGCATCTTCAAGCAGATCGGCTTCACGGTGGTGGAAGGCACGGAAGTGGAAACGGAGTACTACTGCTTCGACGCTTTGAACACGCCGGCCGATCACCCGGCTAGAGATTTGCAGGACACGTTCTATCTGCCTGACGACGCCCGGTTCGGCAATGTATCCAAAAAGGAAGACGAGCGCTACCTGCTGCGCACGCACACCTCTTCGGTCCAGATCCGCACCATGCTCAAGGAGAGGCCGCCGCTGCGGGTCATTTCTCCGGGCCGCTGCTTTCGCCGCGACACGGTGGACGCCACGCACAGCGCCAATTTCCATCAGATCGAAGGGTTGTACGTGGACGAGAACGTGACCGTTCGCGACCTCAAGGCGGTGCTCGACTACTTCTTCGAGCAACTGCTAGGCAAGGGAACCAAGACCCGCTTTCGTCCGCACTTCTTCCCGTACACCGAGCCGAGTTTCGAGGTCGATTTCTCCTCGAGCCATCTTGCGAAGCTGGGCAGCGAGTGGGTGGAAATCGCCGGCTGCGGCATGGTCGAACCCGCGGTTTTCGACTCCGTCGGCTACGATCCGGAGACGTATTCCGGTTTCGCCTTCGGCATGGGGATCGAGCGCATCGCCATGATTCTCTACGGCATCGACGACATTCGCTACTTCTACCAAAACGACGCCCGCTTCCTGTCGCAGTTCGCCTAA
- the rplT gene encoding 50S ribosomal protein L20: MPRATNAPAYNKRRKKMLKQAKGYFGNKSRLYRYAKEAVAHALQYAYRDRRAKKRTWRQLWIVRINAACRAEGISYSRFTEGLKAAEVVLDRKILADLAVNDPVAFKGLVEKAKDALKAKAAA; encoded by the coding sequence ATGCCTAGAGCAACAAACGCACCCGCATACAACAAGCGTCGCAAGAAGATGCTGAAGCAAGCCAAGGGCTACTTCGGCAACAAGTCGCGACTCTACCGCTACGCGAAGGAAGCAGTGGCCCACGCCCTGCAGTACGCCTATCGCGACCGCCGCGCCAAGAAACGCACCTGGCGCCAACTCTGGATCGTCCGCATCAACGCCGCTTGCCGCGCGGAAGGCATCAGCTACAGCCGATTTACCGAGGGCCTCAAGGCTGCGGAAGTCGTGCTCGATCGCAAGATCCTCGCTGATCTCGCTGTGAACGATCCCGTCGCGTTCAAGGGACTGGTCGAAAAGGCCAAGGACGCCCTGAAGGCGAAGGCAGCCGCCTAG
- the accD gene encoding acetyl-CoA carboxylase, carboxyltransferase subunit beta, with the protein MALFQKPKYSTVIVKKKDIPQGMWKKCPVSGEIIYNKELEQNQNVVPKSGYHFPITARKRIQSLLDENSFKEEDRDLMPGDALEFVDSKPYPERVAQYQKKTGEKESLISGLGKIQGIPVSIAVFDFQFSGGSLGSVAGEKITRAIERAIKNKIPCIVISASGGARMQEGILSLMQMAKTSAALSRLSAARLPFISILTDPTAGGVTASFATLGDVILAEPGARICFAGARVIKETTNAELPEGFQSAEFLFQRGLIDQIVPRTEMRARLHELLAALYLKKEPESA; encoded by the coding sequence ATGGCACTCTTTCAAAAACCGAAGTACTCGACCGTAATCGTCAAAAAGAAGGACATTCCGCAGGGGATGTGGAAGAAGTGCCCGGTTTCCGGCGAGATCATCTACAACAAGGAACTGGAGCAGAACCAGAACGTGGTGCCCAAGAGCGGCTACCATTTTCCCATCACTGCCCGCAAGCGCATCCAGAGTCTGCTTGACGAGAATAGCTTCAAGGAGGAGGACCGCGATCTCATGCCGGGCGATGCTCTGGAGTTCGTGGATTCCAAGCCCTATCCGGAGCGCGTGGCTCAGTATCAGAAGAAGACCGGCGAAAAGGAGTCGCTCATCAGCGGTCTGGGCAAGATCCAGGGGATCCCGGTTTCCATCGCGGTGTTCGATTTCCAGTTCAGCGGCGGTTCTCTGGGTTCGGTCGCCGGGGAGAAGATCACGCGAGCCATCGAGCGGGCCATCAAAAACAAGATCCCGTGCATTGTGATTTCCGCCTCTGGCGGCGCTCGCATGCAGGAGGGCATCCTCAGTCTGATGCAGATGGCCAAGACCAGCGCGGCGCTCAGTCGGCTTTCGGCGGCCCGGCTGCCATTCATATCGATCCTCACCGATCCGACCGCGGGTGGAGTGACGGCGAGTTTCGCTACGTTGGGCGACGTCATCTTGGCCGAGCCGGGCGCTCGCATCTGTTTCGCAGGGGCTCGGGTGATCAAGGAGACCACCAACGCGGAGCTGCCGGAAGGCTTCCAGTCCGCGGAATTCCTGTTTCAGCGTGGACTCATCGATCAGATCGTGCCTCGCACCGAGATGCGGGCCCGACTGCACGAGCTGCTGGCTGCTCTTTACCTGAAAAAAGAGCCAGAGTCCGCATAA
- the gatC gene encoding Asp-tRNA(Asn)/Glu-tRNA(Gln) amidotransferase subunit GatC produces the protein MSKKTHIDIDYTAKLARIALSDEEKAKYSEQLDSIIGYVEKLEELDTSDVEPTAHPHPVSNVWQEDKVSSELSVQEALKNAPAQRDNMIVVPKVVD, from the coding sequence ATGTCGAAAAAGACGCATATCGATATCGACTACACCGCCAAGCTCGCTCGCATCGCTTTGAGCGACGAGGAAAAGGCCAAGTACTCGGAGCAGCTGGATTCAATCATTGGATACGTGGAGAAGCTCGAGGAGCTCGATACGAGCGATGTCGAGCCCACGGCCCATCCTCATCCGGTGAGCAACGTTTGGCAGGAGGACAAGGTAAGCTCGGAGCTGTCCGTGCAGGAAGCGCTCAAGAACGCTCCCGCCCAACGCGACAACATGATCGTGGTGCCGAAGGTGGTGGATTGA
- a CDS encoding ComF family protein: MLPRLFSRCFEAFTAAAFPSQCVECGGLVEARSDFASVCVACCDRVQLVREPKCLTCGFPFFGETESKAGCMHCEHLSPVFGQGWSVSLFRGPVRHLIHELKYERGFWALRDIAAMARLGPGLREFVGDAILLPVPLHARKMRERGYNQSELIVRELAKVFPDSEMGDVLERRVDTVSQTRFNRRERVRNLKNAFSLRRNRAIQPGRRYVIVDDVFTTGSTLNACAHALEQAGAGRIDVLTIGHG; the protein is encoded by the coding sequence ATGTTGCCTCGTTTGTTCAGCCGTTGTTTCGAAGCCTTCACCGCGGCCGCCTTTCCGTCCCAGTGCGTGGAATGCGGCGGATTGGTGGAGGCGCGGAGCGACTTTGCCAGCGTCTGCGTCGCGTGCTGCGATCGCGTCCAGTTGGTGCGGGAGCCGAAGTGCCTGACCTGCGGATTTCCGTTTTTCGGCGAGACGGAGTCGAAGGCGGGCTGCATGCATTGCGAGCACCTGAGCCCGGTCTTTGGGCAAGGCTGGTCGGTGTCGCTGTTTCGCGGCCCGGTGCGGCATCTGATTCACGAGTTGAAGTATGAGCGGGGATTCTGGGCCTTGCGCGACATCGCTGCCATGGCCCGCCTGGGGCCAGGATTGCGGGAGTTCGTCGGCGACGCGATTCTGCTGCCGGTGCCGTTGCACGCTCGTAAAATGAGGGAGCGGGGCTACAACCAGAGCGAGTTGATCGTTCGCGAGCTGGCGAAGGTGTTTCCGGACAGCGAGATGGGGGACGTCTTGGAGCGGCGCGTGGATACCGTTTCGCAGACGCGGTTCAACCGGCGCGAGCGGGTGCGCAACCTGAAAAATGCCTTTTCATTGCGCCGAAACCGTGCCATACAGCCCGGCCGACGCTATGTTATCGTCGATGACGTTTTTACGACAGGCTCGACGCTCAATGCCTGCGCTCACGCGCTGGAGCAGGCGGGGGCCGGTCGCATAGATGTCTTGACTATCGGGCATGGCTAG